A window of the Fuscovulum sp. genome harbors these coding sequences:
- a CDS encoding N-acetylmuramoyl-L-alanine amidase, giving the protein MSFPSPNCGERRGGARPDLIVIHYTAMASMAEARARLCDPAHEVSAHWLISEQGAAEQLVDEALRAWHAGAGAWGAVSDVNSRSIGIELANTGAAPFAEAQMAALEQVLAGIMGRWGIPPARVIAHSDMAPARKSDPGPRFDWRRLSLAGLSVWPDRRSGGRPVAFRDHARRFGYPDVEEALILRAFRLRFRPWAEGPADALDAAMAEDLALRFPVDGGGAGA; this is encoded by the coding sequence GTGAGCTTCCCGTCGCCGAATTGCGGCGAACGGCGCGGCGGGGCGCGGCCCGATCTGATTGTCATTCATTATACGGCCATGGCCAGCATGGCCGAGGCGCGGGCGCGGCTGTGCGACCCCGCGCATGAGGTATCGGCGCATTGGCTGATATCAGAGCAGGGCGCGGCAGAGCAGCTGGTGGATGAGGCGCTGCGCGCCTGGCATGCCGGCGCAGGGGCCTGGGGCGCGGTGAGCGACGTGAATTCACGCTCCATCGGGATCGAGCTGGCCAATACCGGGGCGGCCCCGTTTGCGGAGGCGCAGATGGCGGCGCTGGAGCAGGTGCTGGCGGGGATCATGGGGCGGTGGGGAATCCCGCCCGCGCGGGTGATCGCGCATTCCGACATGGCACCGGCGCGGAAATCCGATCCGGGGCCACGGTTCGACTGGCGTCGGCTGTCGTTGGCAGGGCTGTCCGTCTGGCCCGACAGGCGAAGCGGCGGTCGGCCGGTCGCGTTCCGCGACCATGCGCGCCGCTTCGGTTACCCGGACGTGGAGGAGGCGCTGATCCTGCGGGCGTTCCGGCTGCGGTTCCGGCCCTGGGCGGAGGGACCCGCCGATGCGCTGGATGCGGCGATGGCGGAAGATCTGGCGCTGCGCTTCCCGGTTGACGGCGGCGGTGCCGGGGCGTAA
- a CDS encoding metal-dependent hydrolase — protein MQITWLGHSGFRIEIEGAILLIDPWLTGNPMFPADRRAEAITGATHVLLTHAHGDHSADAVAICKELSIPLVGIYDLTSWLESREGIATIGFNKGGTVDLGGAKVTLVNACHSSTMPGENGPVAVGSEAGFMIAGSGHRIYVSGDTDIMADMQWMGELHAPDIGILAAGGHFTMDMERAAWAAKRYFNFKTLIPCHYRTFGALEQDATAMIAALPGVNVIEPQVLEPIRL, from the coding sequence ATGCAGATCACCTGGCTTGGCCATTCCGGCTTCCGCATCGAAATCGAAGGGGCCATCCTGCTCATCGACCCCTGGCTGACCGGCAACCCGATGTTCCCGGCGGACCGCCGGGCCGAGGCGATCACGGGCGCCACCCATGTTCTTCTGACCCACGCGCATGGCGACCATTCCGCCGATGCCGTGGCCATCTGCAAAGAGCTGTCGATCCCGCTGGTGGGCATCTACGACCTCACAAGCTGGCTCGAGTCCCGCGAAGGCATCGCCACCATCGGCTTCAACAAGGGCGGCACCGTCGATCTGGGCGGGGCCAAGGTCACGCTGGTCAATGCCTGCCATTCTTCCACGATGCCCGGCGAAAACGGCCCCGTCGCCGTGGGATCCGAGGCGGGCTTCATGATCGCGGGCAGCGGGCACCGCATCTATGTCTCGGGCGACACCGACATCATGGCCGACATGCAATGGATGGGCGAACTGCACGCCCCCGATATCGGCATCCTTGCCGCGGGCGGGCATTTCACGATGGATATGGAACGTGCGGCCTGGGCGGCGAAGCGCTACTTCAACTTCAAGACCTTGATCCCCTGCCACTACCGCACCTTCGGCGCGCTGGAACAGGACGCCACCGCCATGATTGCGGCCCTGCCGGGCGTGAACGTGATTGAACCGCAGGTGCTGGAACCCATCCGCCTGTGA
- the rpmG gene encoding 50S ribosomal protein L33, giving the protein MAKPTTIKIRLNSTAGTGHFYVTKKNARTMTEKMVVKKYDPVKREHVEYKEGKIK; this is encoded by the coding sequence ATGGCGAAACCGACGACGATCAAGATCCGTCTGAACTCGACGGCGGGGACCGGGCATTTCTACGTGACCAAGAAGAACGCCCGCACCATGACCGAGAAGATGGTCGTGAAGAAGTACGACCCCGTCAAGCGCGAGCATGTGGAATACAAGGAAGGCAAGATCAAGTAA
- a CDS encoding GNAT family N-acetyltransferase, whose translation MDHSLTLRRARPSDLKAVDHLLRRSYPRLLKPDYPPSVMVLALPIIARARPELLASGRYFVVQAEDGVILGAGGWSMGAPQAAGATDWAEQTGMGHVRHVAVDPEWVRGGVGRAIMSEVIVDALRHGVRWLDCLSTRTAVPFYEALGFRVLHEVEVGLAPGIAFPAIRMMRQIAP comes from the coding sequence ATGGATCACAGCCTGACCCTGCGGCGTGCGCGGCCATCGGACCTGAAAGCGGTCGATCATCTGCTGCGGCGGAGTTATCCGCGCCTCTTGAAGCCGGATTATCCGCCATCGGTGATGGTGCTGGCGCTGCCCATCATCGCGCGGGCGCGGCCGGAATTGCTGGCTTCGGGGCGGTATTTCGTGGTGCAGGCAGAGGATGGGGTGATCCTGGGCGCGGGCGGGTGGAGCATGGGCGCGCCACAGGCGGCCGGCGCGACGGATTGGGCGGAGCAGACGGGGATGGGCCATGTGCGCCATGTGGCGGTGGACCCGGAGTGGGTGCGCGGTGGCGTGGGGCGGGCGATCATGAGCGAGGTGATCGTCGATGCGCTGCGCCATGGGGTGCGGTGGCTGGACTGCCTGTCGACGCGGACGGCGGTGCCGTTCTATGAAGCGCTGGGGTTCCGGGTGCTGCATGAGGTGGAGGTTGGGCTGGCGCCGGGGATCGCCTTTCCCGCCATCCGCATGATGCGGCAGATCGCGCCCTGA
- a CDS encoding nucleoside deaminase — MEFRSFMDVALEEARAAGARGEVPVGAVVVSPGGVVVARAGNRTRELSDPTAHAEVLAIRAACAAAGSERLGGHDLYVTLEPCPMCAAAIAAARVARLYYGASDPKSGGVAVGARIFTHPQCHHVPEVYDGIGAAEAEALLKAFFAAKRPG; from the coding sequence ATGGAATTCCGGTCTTTCATGGATGTGGCGCTGGAGGAGGCGCGGGCGGCGGGCGCGCGGGGCGAGGTGCCCGTGGGTGCTGTCGTGGTGTCGCCCGGCGGTGTGGTGGTGGCGCGGGCGGGGAACCGGACGCGGGAGTTGAGCGACCCCACGGCCCATGCCGAGGTGCTGGCGATCCGGGCGGCTTGTGCGGCGGCGGGATCGGAGCGGCTGGGGGGCCATGATCTTTATGTGACGCTGGAGCCTTGCCCGATGTGCGCGGCGGCGATTGCGGCGGCGCGGGTGGCGCGGCTGTACTATGGCGCCTCTGATCCGAAGTCAGGCGGGGTGGCGGTGGGCGCGCGGATATTCACGCATCCGCAGTGCCACCATGTGCCGGAGGTCTATGACGGGATCGGCGCGGCAGAGGCGGAGGCCTTGCTGAAGGCGTTCTTCGCGGCGAAACGGCCGGGGTGA
- a CDS encoding 5-bromo-4-chloroindolyl phosphate hydrolysis family protein, with the protein MAQRFGGKYSPNGDSRPPADPKGQPAPIPPHRFDGKRPNRAGARVNMFFFASLTMLVPAFTGGSDALFAGLGATALLLFAAWLTREGTRAHQEYDDRRIARRPAIPRKLFASVLTGAGLALAASISQPGLAPIGFAIAGGLLHLFAFGPDPLRDKGAEGIDTFQTDRVARAVEDAEKLLDGMKDAILRAGDRALETRVDRFVTTARAMFRTIEADPRDLTAARKYLSVYLTGARDATVKFADLYRQNRDPAARADYESLLTDLETNFAARTQTLLSDNRTDLDVEIGVLRERLQRDH; encoded by the coding sequence ATGGCCCAACGTTTCGGCGGAAAATACAGCCCCAATGGCGACAGCCGCCCCCCGGCCGATCCCAAAGGCCAACCAGCCCCCATCCCGCCCCACCGCTTCGATGGCAAACGCCCCAACCGCGCGGGCGCACGTGTCAACATGTTCTTCTTCGCCTCGCTCACCATGCTTGTCCCTGCCTTCACCGGCGGATCGGACGCGCTGTTTGCAGGCCTCGGCGCCACCGCGCTTCTTCTTTTCGCCGCCTGGCTCACCCGCGAAGGCACCCGCGCGCATCAGGAATATGATGACCGCCGCATCGCGCGCCGCCCCGCCATCCCGCGCAAGCTCTTTGCCTCCGTCCTCACCGGCGCGGGCCTCGCCTTGGCCGCATCCATAAGCCAGCCGGGCCTTGCCCCCATCGGCTTTGCCATCGCGGGCGGCCTGCTGCACCTTTTCGCCTTCGGCCCCGATCCCCTGCGCGACAAGGGGGCCGAAGGGATCGACACCTTCCAGACCGACCGTGTCGCCCGCGCCGTAGAAGATGCCGAAAAGCTGCTGGACGGCATGAAAGACGCCATCCTCCGCGCCGGTGACCGCGCGCTCGAGACGCGGGTTGATCGTTTCGTCACCACCGCCCGCGCCATGTTCCGCACGATCGAGGCCGATCCCCGCGACCTGACCGCCGCGCGCAAATATCTGTCGGTCTACCTGACCGGGGCCCGCGACGCGACGGTCAAGTTCGCCGATCTCTACCGCCAGAACCGCGACCCCGCCGCCCGCGCCGATTACGAATCGCTGCTCACCGATCTGGAAACCAACTTCGCCGCGCGCACCCAGACCCTGCTTTCCGACAACCGCACCGATCTCGATGTCGAAATCGGCGTGCTGCGCGAACGGCTGCAACGCGATCACTGA
- a CDS encoding pseudouridine synthase: MTRPPKATPPAAPASATAPEGERIAKVLSRAGIASRREAERMIEAGEVTVNGKVIDSPALNVGPRDRITVNGQPLAAPEPARLWLYYKPEGLVTSNADEKGRDTIFDHLPEDLPRVMSVGRLDLNSEGLLLLTNDGELKRRLELPSTGWLRKYRVRVKGNPTDPDLEPLRRGITVEGEDFQPMQVILDRHQGANAWLTVGLREGKNREIRRAMFAIGLTVNRLIRISYGPFRLNELKPGEVEEVRPKVLRDQLGLTGEASDGDTPRQPGRPARPETRPNKSAPRGAHGPAPAASERSGPRTSPKPGVKTTARSGARPTTKSDAKPAVPRGATLLDAPAPRRGGKPFTKPAGGPTGKPSPSPRPTGAKPAPKSGPKTGPRPPQPPRRPR; the protein is encoded by the coding sequence ATGACCCGCCCCCCCAAAGCCACGCCGCCCGCTGCGCCCGCCTCCGCCACAGCCCCCGAAGGCGAGCGTATCGCCAAGGTGCTCTCCCGCGCAGGCATCGCCTCCCGGCGCGAGGCGGAACGGATGATCGAGGCAGGCGAAGTCACCGTCAACGGCAAGGTCATCGACAGCCCGGCGCTCAATGTCGGCCCCCGTGACCGCATCACCGTGAACGGCCAGCCCCTCGCCGCGCCCGAACCCGCGCGGCTCTGGCTATACTACAAACCCGAAGGTCTGGTCACCTCCAACGCCGATGAAAAGGGCCGCGACACGATCTTCGACCACCTCCCCGAAGACCTGCCCCGCGTCATGTCTGTGGGCCGGCTCGACCTCAATTCCGAAGGCCTGCTGCTGCTCACCAATGACGGCGAACTCAAGCGCCGGCTTGAACTTCCCTCCACCGGCTGGCTCCGCAAATACCGCGTCCGGGTCAAGGGCAACCCGACCGACCCCGATCTCGAACCCCTCCGCCGGGGGATCACGGTGGAGGGCGAGGATTTTCAGCCGATGCAGGTCATCCTCGACCGCCATCAGGGCGCGAATGCCTGGCTCACCGTGGGCCTGCGCGAAGGCAAGAACCGTGAAATCCGCCGCGCCATGTTTGCCATCGGCCTGACCGTGAACCGCCTGATCCGCATCAGCTATGGCCCCTTCCGCCTGAACGAGCTTAAACCCGGCGAGGTGGAAGAGGTTCGCCCCAAAGTCCTGCGCGATCAGCTTGGCCTCACGGGCGAGGCGTCTGATGGCGACACCCCCCGCCAACCCGGCCGCCCCGCGCGGCCAGAAACACGCCCCAATAAATCCGCCCCCCGTGGCGCGCACGGCCCCGCCCCCGCCGCATCCGAACGATCCGGCCCCCGCACCAGCCCCAAGCCGGGCGTCAAGACAACGGCCAGATCAGGTGCCAGACCAACCACCAAATCGGACGCAAAACCCGCCGTTCCGCGCGGCGCAACCCTGCTGGATGCACCCGCCCCCCGGCGCGGCGGCAAACCCTTTACCAAACCCGCAGGTGGCCCCACAGGCAAACCCAGCCCCTCCCCGCGCCCCACAGGTGCGAAACCGGCCCCCAAATCTGGCCCCAAAACTGGCCCCCGCCCGCCGCAGCCACCCCGCCGCCCGCGCTGA
- the gatA gene encoding Asp-tRNA(Asn)/Glu-tRNA(Gln) amidotransferase subunit GatA: MSANSWTIAAARDALRKGEITATDLTMACLTAMDAGDALGAFVHKTPEIALEQARAADARIKAGDAPAMCGIPLGIKDLFCTKGVPSQAASNILRGFKPEYESTVTTKLFDAGAVMLGKLNMDEFAMGSSNETSCYGNAVNPWKVDDRKLTPGGSSGGSAAAVAADLCLGATGTDTGGSIRQPAAFTGIVGIKPTYGRVSRWGVVAFASSLDQAGPMTKSVRDAAIFLQAMAGHDAKDSTSADLAVPDFEAALTGDIRGKKIGLPREYRMDGMPAEIDKLWADGAAMLKDAGAEIVDISLPHTKYALPAYYVIAPAEASSNLARYDGVRYGHRAKLAQGDGITEMYEKTRAEGFGKEVQRRVMIGTYVLSAGFYDAYYNRARKVRALIKRDFEQVFAAGVDAILTPATPSAAFGLGEMSSADPIEMYLNDVFTVTVNLAGLPGVSVPVGLSAQGLPLGLQLIGRPWDEGGLLNHAYVLERAAGFVAKPAKWW, encoded by the coding sequence ATGAGCGCGAACAGCTGGACGATTGCGGCGGCGCGGGATGCGCTTCGCAAGGGTGAGATCACGGCGACCGACCTGACGATGGCCTGCCTGACGGCGATGGATGCGGGCGATGCGCTGGGGGCTTTTGTCCACAAGACGCCCGAGATCGCGCTGGAGCAGGCGCGGGCGGCGGATGCGCGGATCAAGGCGGGCGATGCACCCGCGATGTGCGGCATTCCGCTGGGGATCAAGGACCTGTTCTGCACGAAGGGCGTGCCGTCGCAGGCGGCATCGAACATCCTGCGTGGGTTCAAGCCGGAATATGAATCCACGGTCACCACCAAGCTGTTTGATGCAGGTGCGGTGATGCTGGGCAAGCTGAACATGGACGAGTTTGCCATGGGGTCCAGCAATGAGACGTCCTGCTATGGCAATGCGGTGAACCCCTGGAAGGTGGACGACCGCAAGCTGACGCCGGGCGGTTCGTCGGGCGGTTCGGCGGCGGCGGTGGCGGCGGACCTGTGTCTGGGTGCGACCGGCACTGATACGGGCGGGTCGATCCGCCAGCCTGCGGCCTTTACCGGGATCGTCGGAATCAAGCCCACCTATGGCCGGGTCAGCCGTTGGGGCGTGGTGGCCTTTGCCTCCAGCCTTGATCAGGCGGGGCCGATGACCAAGTCGGTGCGGGATGCGGCGATCTTCCTGCAGGCGATGGCCGGGCATGACGCCAAGGATTCCACGTCCGCCGATCTGGCCGTGCCGGATTTCGAAGCCGCACTGACCGGGGATATCCGGGGCAAGAAGATCGGCCTGCCGCGCGAATACCGCATGGACGGGATGCCAGCGGAGATTGACAAGCTGTGGGCCGATGGCGCGGCGATGCTGAAGGATGCGGGGGCGGAGATTGTCGATATCTCGCTGCCCCACACCAAATACGCGCTGCCTGCCTATTATGTGATTGCGCCTGCAGAGGCGTCATCCAACCTCGCCCGGTATGACGGGGTGCGCTATGGGCATCGAGCGAAGCTGGCGCAGGGTGATGGCATCACCGAGATGTATGAGAAGACGCGCGCCGAAGGCTTTGGCAAGGAAGTGCAGCGTCGCGTGATGATCGGGACCTATGTTCTGTCGGCAGGCTTCTATGACGCCTATTACAACCGGGCGCGGAAGGTGCGGGCGCTGATCAAGCGCGATTTCGAGCAGGTGTTTGCCGCCGGGGTGGATGCGATCCTGACGCCCGCCACGCCGAGCGCGGCCTTCGGGTTGGGCGAGATGTCGTCGGCCGATCCGATCGAGATGTATCTGAACGATGTGTTCACCGTGACGGTGAACCTGGCCGGGTTGCCGGGGGTTTCGGTGCCGGTCGGGTTGAGCGCGCAGGGGCTGCCGCTGGGGTTGCAGCTGATCGGGCGGCCCTGGGACGAGGGTGGTCTGCTGAATCACGCTTATGTGCTGGAGCGTGCTGCGGGCTTTGTGGCAAAGCCTGCGAAATGGTGGTAA
- a CDS encoding DUF1127 domain-containing protein produces the protein MKATAMLRTLATPAARPARRLQLLHRLAQIGALFRQRRSLASLDDHLLRDIGVTREQAQNEATRPLWDVPAHWRE, from the coding sequence ATGAAGGCCACCGCCATGCTCCGCACCCTCGCCACACCTGCCGCCCGCCCCGCCCGCCGCCTGCAGCTCCTGCACCGCCTCGCACAGATCGGGGCCCTGTTCCGCCAGCGCCGCAGCCTCGCCAGCCTTGATGACCACCTCCTGCGAGACATCGGCGTGACCCGCGAACAGGCCCAGAATGAAGCCACGCGCCCACTCTGGGACGTGCCTGCACATTGGCGGGAATGA
- a CDS encoding Bax inhibitor-1/YccA family protein produces the protein MADYQTIRPAGAAGARTAEIDAGLRAHMNKVYGLMSVGMLLTGGVAWAVGTSDALLSIFRDPSTLQPNILGWVVMFAPLLMVFAFGAAINRLSQAAAQLFFYAFAAVMGLSIAWIFAAFTGVSIAQTFLVTAISFAGLSLWGYTTKRDLSGMGTFLMMGLIGLIVASIVNLFLGSGALAFAISVIGLLIFAGLTAFDTQNIKNTYIQHAQYGDEEWLGKSAIMGALNLYMNFINIFMFLLQFLGNRE, from the coding sequence ATGGCTGACTATCAGACGATCCGGCCGGCCGGCGCAGCAGGCGCCCGGACCGCCGAGATCGACGCCGGGCTTCGCGCCCACATGAACAAGGTCTACGGCCTGATGTCCGTGGGCATGCTGCTGACCGGCGGCGTGGCCTGGGCTGTCGGCACGTCAGACGCGCTGCTGTCCATCTTCCGCGACCCTTCAACCCTGCAGCCGAATATCCTCGGCTGGGTGGTCATGTTCGCCCCCCTGCTGATGGTCTTTGCCTTCGGCGCGGCGATCAACCGCCTGTCGCAGGCTGCGGCACAGCTGTTCTTCTACGCCTTCGCGGCGGTGATGGGTCTTTCCATCGCCTGGATCTTCGCGGCCTTCACCGGCGTGTCGATCGCGCAGACCTTCCTCGTCACCGCGATCTCCTTCGCCGGTCTGTCGCTCTGGGGTTACACCACCAAGCGCGATCTGTCGGGCATGGGCACCTTCCTGATGATGGGTCTGATCGGCCTGATCGTCGCCTCGATCGTGAACCTGTTCCTGGGTTCGGGCGCACTGGCCTTCGCGATCTCGGTGATCGGTCTGCTGATCTTCGCGGGCCTGACGGCCTTCGACACCCAGAACATCAAGAACACCTACATTCAGCACGCACAGTATGGCGATGAAGAATGGCTCGGCAAATCCGCCATCATGGGCGCGCTGAACCTCTACATGAACTTCATCAACATCTTCATGTTCCTGCTGCAATTCCTCGGCAACCGCGAATGA
- the gatC gene encoding Asp-tRNA(Asn)/Glu-tRNA(Gln) amidotransferase subunit GatC, protein MSIDIDTARRVAKLARIRVEEADLPALAGELSGILTFMEQLNEVDVTGIEPMTSVTPMRLKRREDVVTDGNIQAQVLKNAPDAREGFFAVPKVVE, encoded by the coding sequence ATGTCCATTGACATCGACACCGCCCGCCGCGTGGCAAAGCTGGCCCGGATCCGGGTTGAGGAAGCCGATCTTCCGGCATTGGCCGGGGAGCTTTCGGGGATCCTGACCTTCATGGAGCAGCTGAACGAGGTGGATGTGACGGGGATCGAACCCATGACATCGGTCACGCCGATGCGCCTGAAGCGGCGCGAGGATGTGGTGACGGATGGCAATATCCAGGCGCAGGTCTTGAAGAATGCGCCCGATGCGCGCGAGGGGTTCTTTGCCGTGCCGAAGGTGGTGGAATGA
- a CDS encoding toxic anion resistance protein — protein sequence MATTVREDAEKALAEVEALTTTILPAPVAEIVALDAAPADKADEIRRRMAEVDLTNTQSIISFGSSAQAELQVISQDMLAGVKNKDVGPAGDALRDIVTTIRGFASEELDVSRERSWWDKLTGQAAPLAKFVARYEEVQSQIDKITENLLKHEHTLLKDIKSLDLLYEKTLRFYDELALYIAAGEAKLLETDSTAIPAKEAAVAAAPEMDKVKVAQELRDLRAARDDLERRVHDLKLTRQVTMQSLPSIRLVQENDKSLVTKINSTLVNTVPLWETQLAQAVTIQRSKEAAEAVREANDLTNELLRSNADNLQEANKVVREEMERGVFDIEAVREANETLIATIEDSLRIADEGKARRANAEIELQKMEVDLRDTLSSARARTTQPPLDAPAT from the coding sequence ATGGCCACCACCGTCCGCGAAGATGCCGAAAAAGCCCTGGCCGAGGTCGAGGCGCTCACCACCACCATTCTTCCCGCACCTGTGGCCGAAATCGTCGCGCTCGACGCCGCCCCCGCCGACAAGGCGGATGAGATTCGCCGCCGCATGGCCGAGGTGGACCTGACCAACACCCAATCCATCATTTCCTTCGGTTCCTCCGCCCAGGCCGAATTGCAGGTCATCTCGCAGGACATGCTCGCCGGCGTGAAGAACAAGGATGTTGGCCCCGCCGGCGACGCGCTGCGCGACATCGTCACCACTATCCGCGGCTTCGCCTCCGAAGAGCTTGACGTCAGCCGCGAACGCAGCTGGTGGGACAAACTCACCGGTCAGGCCGCGCCCCTCGCCAAATTCGTGGCCCGCTACGAAGAGGTGCAGTCCCAGATCGACAAGATCACCGAAAACCTGCTGAAGCACGAACACACGCTTCTCAAAGACATCAAGTCGCTCGACCTGCTCTATGAAAAAACGCTGCGCTTCTATGATGAGCTTGCCCTCTACATCGCAGCGGGCGAGGCCAAGCTGCTTGAGACCGACAGCACCGCCATCCCCGCGAAAGAGGCCGCCGTCGCCGCCGCGCCCGAAATGGACAAGGTCAAGGTCGCCCAGGAACTGCGCGACCTGCGCGCCGCGCGCGATGATCTGGAACGCCGGGTGCATGACCTGAAACTCACCCGTCAGGTCACCATGCAATCGCTCCCGTCCATCCGCCTCGTGCAGGAAAACGACAAGAGCCTGGTCACCAAGATCAACTCCACCCTCGTCAACACCGTGCCGCTCTGGGAAACCCAGCTGGCTCAGGCCGTCACCATCCAGCGCAGCAAAGAGGCGGCCGAAGCCGTCCGCGAAGCCAACGATCTGACCAACGAACTCCTCCGATCCAACGCCGACAACCTGCAAGAGGCGAACAAGGTCGTGCGCGAGGAAATGGAACGCGGCGTCTTCGACATCGAAGCCGTCCGCGAAGCCAATGAAACCCTGATCGCCACGATCGAAGACAGCCTGCGCATCGCTGATGAAGGCAAGGCCCGCCGCGCAAATGCCGAAATCGAGTTGCAAAAGATGGAAGTGGACCTGCGCGACACCCTCTCC